The following proteins are encoded in a genomic region of Gossypium hirsutum isolate 1008001.06 chromosome D05, Gossypium_hirsutum_v2.1, whole genome shotgun sequence:
- the LOC107914053 gene encoding uncharacterized protein, with the protein MALNGGLRSASKFLTSSSQSLLHKSGNRGFHSTGVKRMGGGHGHDEPYYLHAKHMYNLDRMKNQKLTMSLGVLTAFSIGVFVPIYAVIFQQKKTASG; encoded by the exons ATGGCGTTGAACGGTGGTCTTAGATCGGCTTCGAAGTTTCTGACTTCGTCCTCTCAATCACTTCTCCACAAGTCTG GCAATAGAGGGTTTCATTCAACTGGAGTGAAGAGAATGGGGGGAGGGCATGGGCATGATGAACCGTATTACCTCCATGCTAAACATATGTACAACTTGGATAGGATGAAAAATCAGAAGCTGACAATGTCTCTTGGAGTTTTGACAGCCTTCAGCATTGGTGTGTTTGTTCCTATCTATGCTGTCATTTTCCAGCAGAAAAAGACTGCATCtggttga
- the LOC107915150 gene encoding beta-galactosidase 6 — protein MEKGMLVLGLVAIMVVGVVVVVESSVEGEEVSYDGRSLIINGQRKLLFSASIHYPRSTPEMWGSLIGKAKEGGIDVIQTYVFWNLHEPEKGQYDFSGRADIVRFIKEIQAHGLYASLRIGPFIEAEWNYGGLPFWLHDVPGIVYRCDNEPFKVHMQNFTTKIVNMMKSENLYASQGGPIILSQIENEYEMVEHAFHEKGPPYVRWAAQMAVALQTGVPWMMCKQYDAPDPVINTCNGMKCGISFPGPNSPNKPWLWTENWTTWYRAYGKEPETRSAQDIAFQVALFVARNGTFVNYYMYHGGTNFGRTTSAFTTTSYYDDAPLDEYGFIRLPKWGHLKQLHEAIKSCSNPILFGTQFTLSLGQQQMGYIYQRNSGECAAFLVNQDDTKSVAVIFPNSSYELGPSSVSILPDCKNVVFNTAKVNVKNNTRLVTTGKKFNESEMWQEFKDIIPTFADTSMRSKTLLEHMNTTKDMSDYLWYTFSYQHESSNSKAVLSVRSAGHVLHAFVNGASVGSGNGNHEKVNFTLDNTITLNNGSNNISLLSVTVGLPDSGAFLERKALGLRRVRIHDIQNSKDLSNHRWGYQVGLLGEKLQIYMDHSSSNVQWRNFTSSNNPLTWYKVRFDAPAKNESFGLNLGSMGKGEVWINGQSIGRHWASFLTSQGSPYQTWYHVPRSFLKPKDNLLVILEEQNGSPLGISLDIISTI, from the exons ATGGAGAAAGGGATGTTGGTGTTAGGGTTAGTAGCAATTATGGTGGTAGGTGTAGTGGTGGTGGTGGAGAGTAGTGTTGAAGGAGAAGAAGTGAGTTACGATGGGAGATCCTTGATTATTAATGGACAACGAAAGCTTCTGTTTTCTGCTTCTATACATTATCCTCGAAGCACCCCTGAG ATGTGGGGATCATTAATAGGCAAAGCTAAAGAGGGAGGGATCGATGTGATACAGACATACGTGTTTTGGAACCTTCATGAGCCTGAAAAAGGGCAG TATGATTTCAGTGGAAGAGCTGACATCGTTAGATTCATTAAGGAAATCCAAGCACATGGCTTATACGCAAGTCTCAGGATTGGTCCCTTTATCGAGGCCGAATGGAATTACGG GGGATTACCTTTCTGGTTGCATGACGTCCCAGGCATTGTTTACCGATGCGATAATGAACCTTTTAAg GTGCATATGCAGAATTTCACCACAAAAATAGTAAACATGATGAAATCAGAAAACTTATATGCTTCACAAGGTGGACCTATCATACTATCACAG atTGAGAATGAGTATGAAATGGTGGAACATGCATTCCATGAGAAAGGACCACCGTATGTGAGATGGGCTGCACAAATGGCGGTTGCACTTCAAACTGGGGTTCCCTGGATGATGTGCAAACAATATGACGCTCCTGATCCTGTG ATCAACACTTGCAATGGGATGAAATGCGGGATATCATTCCCGGGGCCAAATTCACCAAACAAACCATGGCTTTGGACTGAAAATTGGACAACTTG GTATAGAGCATACGGTAAAGAACCAGAGACAAGATCTGCCCAAGACATTGCTTTCCAAGTTGCTCTTTTTGTTGCAAGAAATGGGACATTCGTCAACTATTatatg TATCACGGTGGAACAAATTTTGGGAGAACAACCTCAGCGTTCACAACAACAAGTTACTATGACGATGCCCCCCTCGATGAGTATG GTTTCATTAGACTGCCAAAATGGGGGCATTTGAAGCAACTGCACGAAGCAATCAAGTCATGTTCAAATCCTATATTATTTGGAACCCAATTTACACTCTCTCTTGGTCAACAACAAATG GGGTACATTTATCAACGAAATTCAGGCGAATGTGCTGCTTTTCTAGTCAACCAAGACGATACGAAATCCGTTGCTGTGATATTTCCCAATTCTTCGTATGAGTTGGGTCCAAGTTCAGTTAGCATTTTGCCTGATTGCAAGAACGTAGTCTTCAACACTGCCAAG GTAAATGTTAAGAACAACACGAGATTGGTAACAACAGGCAAGAAGTTCAACGAATCCGAAATGTGGCAAGAATTCAAAGACATTATTCCTACATTCGCAGACACATCAATGAGATCCAAAACATTGCTAGAGCACATGAATACAACCAAAGACATGTCGGATTATCTTTGGTACACTTTTAG CTATCAACATGAATCATCAAACAGTAAAGCAGTGCTTAGTGTGCGCTCGGCTGGCCATGTTTTGCATGCGTTTGTCAATGGTGCTTCGGTTG gATCTGGCAATGGAAATCACGAGAAGGTAAACTTCACGCTAGATAATACAATTACATTAAACAATGGCAGTAACAACATCTCCCTCTTAAGTGTTACGGTTGGTTTGCCG GATTCAGGAGCCTTTTTAGAGAGAAAAGCCTTGGGGCTTCGAAGAGTAAGGATTCATGATATACAAAATTCAAAGGATTTGAGCAATCATCGATGGGGATATCAG GTTGGACTATTAGgagaaaaattacaaatatatatggACCACTCCTCAAGCAACGTTCAATGGAGAAATTTTACTTCTTCCAACAATCCCCTTACATGGTACAAG GTTAGATTTGATGCACCAGCTAAAAACGAGTCTTTTGGATTAAACCTCGGAAGTATGGGAAAAGGTGAAGTATGGATCAATGGGCAAAGCATAGGTAGACATTGGGCTTCATTCCTTACATCTCAAGGATCACCCTATCAAACTTG GTACCATGTGCCAAGGTCATTCCTTAAACCTAAAGACAACTTGCTTGTTATTCTTGAAGAGCAAAATGGGTCGCCACTTGGAATTTCCTTGGACATCATATCAACCATTTGA